In the genome of Limnobaculum zhutongyuii, one region contains:
- the codB gene encoding cytosine permease, which translates to MSQDNNYSQGPVPLAARKGVISLTFVMLGLTFFSASMWTGGTLGTGLSYNDFFLAVLFGNLLLGIYTAFLGYIGSKTGLSTHLLARYSFGIKGSWHPSFLLGGTQVGWFGVGVAMFAIPVSKATGLDTNMLIMVSGLLMTVTIFFGISALTILSAIAVPAIAILGSYSVWLAVNDVGGLDHLRAIVPETPLNFSTALALVVGSFISAGTLTADFVRFGRSAKGAVLVALIAFFLGNSLMFIFGAAGAAAVGQADISDVMIAQGLLIPAIVVLGLNIWTTNDNALYASGLGFANITGLSSRTLSVVNGIIGTLTALWLYNNFVGWLTFLSAAIPPIGGVIIADYLMNHRRYAADFSKVHFLTVNWVAILAVAIGIAAGNYLPGIVPVNAVLGGVVSYMLFNPLVNRKFVKLPEVGHAE; encoded by the coding sequence GTGTCGCAAGATAACAATTATAGTCAGGGGCCTGTCCCCCTGGCTGCGCGGAAAGGCGTGATTTCATTGACATTTGTCATGTTGGGATTAACGTTTTTTTCAGCCAGTATGTGGACCGGAGGCACTCTCGGTACCGGTCTTTCCTATAATGATTTCTTTTTAGCAGTTCTCTTCGGTAATCTCCTCCTCGGTATCTATACAGCATTTCTTGGTTATATCGGTTCTAAAACCGGACTCTCTACCCACCTCCTGGCTCGTTACTCATTTGGTATTAAAGGCTCATGGCACCCTTCATTCCTGCTAGGCGGCACTCAGGTCGGCTGGTTTGGCGTGGGTGTAGCGATGTTTGCCATCCCCGTGAGTAAAGCCACAGGGTTGGATACCAATATGCTGATAATGGTTTCTGGTCTGCTGATGACAGTCACTATCTTCTTCGGTATTTCGGCATTAACCATTCTGTCAGCCATTGCGGTACCGGCGATTGCTATCCTTGGTAGCTACTCGGTCTGGCTGGCGGTAAATGATGTTGGTGGATTAGATCACTTGCGCGCTATCGTGCCGGAAACACCACTTAATTTTTCTACCGCGCTGGCGTTGGTGGTTGGTTCGTTTATTAGTGCAGGTACGTTAACCGCGGATTTCGTGCGTTTTGGCCGCAGTGCTAAAGGAGCAGTGCTGGTAGCATTGATTGCCTTCTTCCTCGGTAACTCCTTGATGTTTATCTTTGGGGCTGCGGGTGCCGCTGCGGTAGGTCAGGCAGATATCTCCGACGTGATGATTGCTCAGGGGCTGCTGATTCCGGCGATTGTGGTACTGGGTTTGAATATCTGGACTACCAACGATAATGCGCTGTACGCTTCCGGCCTTGGTTTTGCCAATATTACCGGCCTTTCCAGCCGTACTCTGTCAGTGGTTAACGGTATTATCGGTACACTAACCGCGCTGTGGTTGTATAATAACTTTGTTGGCTGGTTAACCTTCCTGTCCGCGGCAATCCCGCCAATTGGTGGTGTGATTATTGCCGACTACCTGATGAACCATCGCCGCTACGCTGCAGATTTCAGTAAGGTACATTTCCTGACGGTAAACTGGGTAGCTATTCTGGCAGTTGCCATCGGTATCGCCGCAGGTAACTACTTACCGGGTATCGTACCGGTGAATGCTGTGTTGGGTGGTGTTGTCAGCTATATGCTGTTTAATCCACTCGTTAATCGTAAATTTGTAAAACTGCCAGAGGTTGGTCATGCAGAATAA
- a CDS encoding dual specificity protein phosphatase family protein: protein MNIFSKIGVIGSALLVLSSASAIATMPVETDMHTPATKVSDTTLENFYQVDKDLYRSGQPGVEQMQELERRGVKSIFNLRNFHTDNSEAKGTSLKLYHIPMEAGRFTEEQVILALKQLYHAPKPALIHCWHGSDRTGLMVAMYRMVFLGWSKQDAIEELKKPEFGYHKWAYYNIIQYLENVDVESIRKQVTGTAGIEQ from the coding sequence ATGAATATTTTCAGCAAGATCGGAGTTATTGGTTCAGCCCTGCTGGTTTTATCTTCCGCTTCTGCCATCGCCACTATGCCGGTTGAAACCGACATGCATACACCAGCAACGAAAGTGAGCGATACGACACTGGAGAATTTCTATCAGGTGGATAAAGACCTCTACCGTTCGGGTCAGCCAGGGGTAGAACAGATGCAGGAGCTGGAACGTCGGGGGGTTAAATCTATTTTTAACCTGCGTAACTTCCACACCGATAACAGCGAAGCAAAAGGCACATCGCTGAAGCTTTATCATATCCCTATGGAAGCCGGTCGTTTCACCGAAGAGCAGGTGATTCTGGCGCTGAAACAGCTCTATCATGCACCGAAACCGGCGCTGATTCACTGTTGGCACGGTAGCGATCGTACCGGACTGATGGTCGCCATGTACCGTATGGTCTTTCTTGGCTGGTCAAAGCAGGATGCGATTGAAGAGCTAAAAAAACCCGAGTTTGGCTACCACAAATGGGCCTACTACAACATTATTCAGTATCTGGAAAACGTGGACGTAGAGAGTATACGCAAGCAGGTAACCGGAACAGCAGGAATAGAACAGTAG
- the trpS gene encoding tryptophan--tRNA ligase, whose product MSKPIVFSGAQPSGELTIGNYMGALRQWVQMQDEYDCVYCIVDLHAITVRQDPEKLRKATLDTLALYLACGIDPKKSTIFIQSHVPEHVQLSWVLNCYTYFGELSRMTQFKDKSSRYAENINAGLFDYPVLMAADILLYQTNQVPVGEDQKQHLELSRDVAQRFNALYGDVFKIPQPFIPKSGARVMSLLEPTKKMSKSDENRNNVIGLLEDPKSVMKKLKRAVTDSDEPPVVRYDIENKAGVSNLLDILSGVTGKSIATLEQEFEGKMYGHLKTEVAEAVGNMLTELQERYHRFRNDEAFLQQVMREGAAKASAQAKKTMEKVNQAVGFVAIP is encoded by the coding sequence ATGAGTAAACCCATTGTATTTAGTGGCGCACAGCCATCAGGTGAATTGACCATTGGTAACTATATGGGAGCGCTGCGTCAATGGGTTCAGATGCAGGATGAGTATGACTGCGTATACTGCATCGTTGACCTGCATGCGATTACCGTTCGTCAGGATCCGGAAAAACTGCGTAAAGCAACGCTGGATACGCTGGCGCTGTATCTGGCCTGTGGTATTGATCCAAAGAAGAGCACTATCTTTATTCAGTCTCATGTTCCTGAACATGTTCAACTGAGCTGGGTTCTGAACTGTTATACCTATTTTGGCGAGTTGAGTCGCATGACTCAATTTAAAGATAAATCCAGCCGCTATGCAGAGAATATTAACGCGGGTCTGTTTGACTATCCGGTGTTGATGGCGGCGGATATCTTACTGTATCAGACCAATCAGGTTCCGGTCGGTGAAGACCAGAAACAGCATCTGGAATTGAGTCGTGATGTGGCACAACGTTTTAATGCTCTGTATGGCGATGTGTTTAAAATTCCACAGCCGTTTATTCCTAAGTCTGGTGCCCGAGTGATGTCTCTGCTGGAGCCAACCAAGAAGATGTCTAAGTCTGACGAGAACCGCAACAACGTTATTGGCCTGCTGGAAGATCCAAAGTCAGTGATGAAAAAGCTGAAGCGTGCGGTAACCGACTCCGATGAACCACCTGTGGTTCGTTATGATATTGAGAATAAAGCCGGGGTTTCTAACCTGTTAGATATTTTGTCCGGAGTCACCGGCAAATCTATTGCAACTCTGGAGCAAGAGTTCGAAGGCAAAATGTATGGCCATCTGAAAACTGAAGTAGCTGAAGCAGTAGGCAATATGCTGACTGAACTTCAGGAGCGTTATCACCGTTTCCGTAATGATGAAGCTTTCCTGCAGCAAGTGATGCGTGAAGGGGCAGCTAAAGCCAGCGCTCAGGCTAAAAAGACCATGGAAAAGGTAAATCAGGCCGTTGGATTTGTGGCGATACCGTAA
- a CDS encoding phosphoglycolate phosphatase encodes MSMFTGIKGVGFDLDGTLVNSLPGLTAAIDATLKSLGLPVAGEERVSHWIGNGANVLIMRALSWAGGESSKEYQDSARTLFDRYYNEFVEPGTQLYPHVESTLKALARSGMKMALVTNKPTQFVRPLLSSLGILDYFSVIIGGDDVIEKKPHPAPLYLVLGQLGLRADELVFVGDSRNDIQAGQAAGCPTIGFSYGYNYGESIALSHPDRVLASFADLLPTIGQLTSKMN; translated from the coding sequence ATGAGTATGTTTACCGGTATTAAAGGGGTAGGGTTCGATCTCGATGGTACGCTGGTAAATAGTTTACCGGGGCTGACTGCGGCTATTGATGCCACATTGAAATCTTTAGGCCTGCCTGTTGCCGGTGAAGAACGGGTTTCCCACTGGATTGGTAATGGTGCCAATGTGTTGATTATGCGTGCATTGAGCTGGGCTGGTGGTGAATCTTCTAAAGAGTATCAGGATAGCGCCCGTACCCTGTTTGACCGTTACTACAATGAATTTGTTGAACCGGGCACTCAGCTCTATCCTCACGTAGAATCAACCCTGAAAGCGCTGGCCCGTAGTGGCATGAAAATGGCGCTGGTGACCAATAAGCCGACACAATTTGTCCGGCCTTTATTGAGTTCACTGGGTATTTTAGATTATTTTAGCGTGATTATCGGCGGAGATGATGTGATTGAAAAGAAACCTCATCCTGCACCGCTCTATCTGGTTTTAGGCCAATTAGGTCTGAGAGCGGATGAACTGGTTTTTGTCGGTGATTCCCGCAACGATATTCAGGCCGGCCAGGCAGCTGGTTGCCCAACGATAGGATTTTCCTACGGATATAACTATGGCGAGTCTATAGCACTGAGTCATCCTGACCGTGTATTAGCTTCATTCGCCGACCTCCTGCCCACTATCGGGCAGCTTACATCAAAGATGAATTAG
- the rpe gene encoding ribulose-phosphate 3-epimerase: MNKFLIAPSILSADFARLGDDTAKVLAAGADVVHFDVMDNHYVPNLTIGPMVCQALRDYGITAPIDVHLMVKPVDRIVPDFAKAGASYISFHPEASEHVDRTIQLIKEHGCKAGLVFNPATPLSYLDYVMDKLDVILLMSVNPGFGGQSFIPSTYDKLRQVRKMIDDSGFDIRLEVDGGVKVDNIGQIAAAGADMFVAGSAIFNQPDYKAVIDQMRQELTKATQ; the protein is encoded by the coding sequence ATGAATAAATTTCTGATAGCTCCTTCAATTCTTTCTGCTGATTTTGCCCGTTTGGGTGATGATACAGCGAAGGTATTGGCAGCGGGCGCTGATGTAGTGCATTTTGACGTTATGGATAACCACTATGTACCGAATTTAACTATCGGTCCGATGGTCTGTCAGGCACTGCGTGACTATGGTATTACTGCACCTATCGATGTGCATTTAATGGTGAAGCCGGTTGATCGGATTGTGCCTGACTTTGCCAAGGCTGGTGCATCCTATATCTCTTTTCATCCAGAAGCGTCAGAACATGTGGATCGTACGATTCAACTGATTAAAGAACACGGCTGTAAAGCAGGTTTAGTCTTTAATCCTGCCACACCGCTAAGCTATCTTGATTATGTTATGGATAAGCTGGATGTGATTCTGCTGATGTCAGTTAACCCGGGCTTTGGCGGGCAGTCATTTATACCATCCACTTACGATAAGCTGCGTCAGGTTCGTAAAATGATTGATGACAGCGGTTTTGATATTCGTCTGGAAGTCGATGGCGGCGTGAAAGTTGATAACATTGGGCAGATTGCAGCAGCAGGTGCAGATATGTTTGTTGCGGGCTCAGCTATTTTTAATCAGCCTGACTATAAAGCCGTTATTGACCAAATGAGACAGGAACTGACAAAGGCCACTCAATGA
- the dam gene encoding adenine-specific DNA-methyltransferase encodes MKKNRSFLKWAGGKYPLVDEIREHLPSGDRLIEPFVGAGSVFLNTDYDEYILADINSDLINLYEIVKECAEQVVKDSRELFNDENNQEAVYYALRKEFNQSRDRYRRALLFLYLNRHCYNGLCRYNLSGEFNVPFGRYKRPYFPEAEIYFFAEKAKKATFFCENYEQTMMKASSGAVVYCDPPYAPLSATANFTAYHTNNFNLKDQQHLALLARNVAGNLGVPVLISNHATELTREWYKEAKLVVVRGRRTISRNVMGRTKVDELLALYRPR; translated from the coding sequence ATGAAAAAAAATCGTTCTTTTTTAAAATGGGCCGGGGGGAAATATCCCCTGGTCGATGAAATTCGGGAGCATTTGCCCAGCGGGGATCGTTTAATCGAGCCTTTTGTTGGTGCAGGCTCAGTGTTTCTTAATACAGATTATGATGAATATATTCTGGCAGATATAAATAGCGATCTAATTAATCTGTACGAGATTGTTAAAGAGTGTGCAGAGCAAGTAGTAAAAGATTCCAGAGAACTGTTTAATGATGAAAATAATCAGGAAGCGGTTTACTACGCGTTGCGTAAAGAGTTTAACCAAAGTCGCGATCGCTATCGTCGGGCCTTACTGTTTCTCTATTTGAATCGCCATTGTTATAACGGATTATGTCGCTATAACCTGAGCGGCGAATTTAATGTGCCTTTTGGTCGCTATAAGCGCCCTTATTTCCCGGAAGCTGAGATTTATTTTTTTGCTGAAAAGGCGAAAAAAGCCACGTTCTTTTGTGAGAACTATGAGCAGACCATGATGAAGGCTTCATCAGGTGCCGTGGTATATTGTGACCCGCCTTACGCCCCTTTATCTGCTACCGCTAATTTTACCGCCTATCACACCAATAATTTCAACCTTAAAGATCAACAGCATTTAGCCTTGCTGGCTCGGAATGTGGCTGGTAATTTAGGTGTTCCGGTACTGATCTCTAACCATGCAACCGAATTAACCCGTGAATGGTATAAAGAGGCTAAATTGGTGGTGGTCAGAGGGCGAAGAACCATCAGCCGTAACGTGATGGGCAGAACAAAAGTTGATGAACTATTGGCCTTGTATCGCCCGCGCTGA
- a CDS encoding SPOR domain-containing protein, which translates to MRVEDQDDFESDEMKPDVDDRVARRERSKPQKSASVSRQHIKIGIGILVLLLLIFLVSSALKGPAPQNNGPREVNLGANSGSDTPAQVTDTPPANTQPQEITPPPISGTPTESQPLPGSPNQQRVEIPGEITDALTAQQEQLNRLKETEMPGSGTTPATTSGQQPAGTAPVKAPAQNSQPATTSPRPTTQPKPVSQPTTTPKTTTPKASETSTAPVAKGSTTPGTASGLSAIPANRVTLQVSSASRSDTLLAFAKKNNMTDYWVYSTRRDGKPWFVLVTGNYASATEARSALSGMSKEVQANKPWVRSMQQVHQDLKQK; encoded by the coding sequence GTGCGAGTAGAAGATCAAGACGACTTTGAATCTGATGAAATGAAACCGGATGTTGACGATCGGGTTGCACGTCGTGAACGTAGCAAACCACAAAAGAGCGCATCGGTATCTCGTCAGCATATTAAGATTGGTATTGGTATTCTGGTACTACTGCTTCTGATTTTTTTGGTGAGTTCTGCTTTAAAAGGGCCAGCACCACAAAATAATGGCCCTCGTGAAGTGAATTTAGGCGCCAATTCAGGTTCGGATACGCCAGCGCAAGTAACGGATACTCCGCCAGCAAATACACAACCACAAGAAATTACTCCACCACCGATTTCAGGTACGCCAACAGAGTCTCAACCTCTGCCTGGTTCGCCAAATCAACAGCGAGTTGAAATCCCTGGGGAGATAACCGATGCTCTGACCGCACAGCAAGAGCAGCTGAACCGTTTGAAAGAGACTGAAATGCCAGGTTCTGGTACTACACCAGCTACGACCTCAGGGCAACAGCCCGCGGGTACTGCACCAGTTAAAGCTCCGGCTCAGAACTCCCAGCCAGCGACAACCTCTCCACGGCCAACAACCCAACCTAAGCCGGTAAGTCAGCCAACGACGACACCAAAAACAACCACACCAAAGGCGAGCGAAACCTCAACTGCACCCGTTGCTAAAGGTTCTACCACGCCAGGCACAGCTTCCGGGCTGTCAGCGATACCGGCGAATCGGGTAACACTGCAAGTTAGCAGTGCTTCTCGTTCTGATACGCTGTTAGCTTTTGCTAAAAAGAACAACATGACGGATTACTGGGTATATTCAACTCGCCGTGATGGTAAGCCGTGGTTTGTTTTAGTCACCGGTAACTATGCTTCAGCCACAGAAGCGCGTTCTGCATTATCAGGCATGTCGAAAGAAGTTCAGGCAAACAAGCCATGGGTAAGATCTATGCAACAAGTGCATCAGGATCTAAAACAAAAATAA
- the aroB gene encoding 3-dehydroquinate synthase gives MERVSVTLGERSYPITIEAGLFSHPDSFLPLRSGDKALIVTNESIAPLYLETVRGSLETLGVIVDFVILPDGEKYKTLSVMDQVFTRLLENNHGRDTTLIALGGGVIGDLTGFAAACYQRGVRFIQVPTTLLSQVDSSVGGKTAVNHPLGKNMIGAFYQPASVVIDLNCLKTLPKRELSSGMAEVIKYGIILDADLFDWLEQNIDRLMALDEQAMGYCIRRCCEIKAQVVAADERENGVRALLNLGHTFGHAIEAEMGYGNWLHGEAVSAGMVMAAETAKLLGSFSQQDIDRIKRLLLRADLPIYGPESMKPEAYIPHMLRDKKTLAGKLRLVLPTAIGQSEVKSGVDHQVVLSAIGNCLI, from the coding sequence ATGGAGAGGGTAAGTGTTACTTTAGGAGAGCGTAGCTATCCTATTACGATTGAGGCTGGTTTGTTTAGCCACCCGGATTCTTTTCTTCCTCTCCGGTCTGGAGACAAAGCACTAATTGTTACCAATGAGTCTATTGCTCCGCTCTATCTGGAAACAGTAAGAGGGAGTCTGGAAACTTTAGGTGTTATTGTTGATTTCGTGATATTGCCCGACGGTGAAAAATATAAAACGCTGTCAGTAATGGATCAGGTCTTCACCCGTCTGCTGGAAAATAATCATGGTCGTGATACCACACTGATTGCGTTAGGCGGTGGTGTGATTGGTGACCTGACTGGTTTTGCAGCGGCGTGCTATCAACGCGGCGTGCGTTTTATTCAGGTGCCAACCACACTCTTGTCTCAGGTTGATTCATCCGTTGGTGGTAAAACGGCGGTTAATCATCCATTGGGTAAGAATATGATTGGCGCATTTTATCAGCCTGCGTCGGTCGTTATCGATCTTAACTGTCTGAAAACGCTGCCTAAGCGAGAGCTCTCTTCGGGCATGGCTGAAGTGATTAAGTACGGCATTATTCTGGATGCGGACTTGTTCGACTGGCTTGAACAAAACATTGATCGATTGATGGCATTAGATGAGCAAGCAATGGGGTACTGCATTCGCCGTTGTTGTGAAATTAAAGCTCAGGTGGTGGCTGCTGATGAGCGGGAAAATGGCGTCAGAGCACTGCTAAATCTTGGTCATACCTTCGGTCATGCGATTGAAGCTGAAATGGGCTACGGTAACTGGTTGCATGGCGAAGCGGTATCCGCGGGTATGGTAATGGCGGCTGAAACGGCCAAACTGCTGGGGAGTTTTAGCCAGCAGGATATTGACCGTATTAAACGCTTATTACTACGTGCAGATCTGCCAATTTACGGGCCTGAGAGTATGAAACCAGAAGCCTATATTCCTCACATGTTACGCGATAAAAAAACGCTGGCAGGTAAATTACGTTTGGTATTGCCGACGGCCATTGGTCAGTCTGAAGTGAAAAGTGGGGTTGACCATCAAGTTGTGTTGTCTGCAATAGGAAATTGCCTGATATAA
- the aroK gene encoding shikimate kinase AroK, translating to MAEKRNIFLIGPMGAGKSTIGRQLAQQLNMEFVDSDHEIERRTGADIAWVFDVEGEEGFRDREEKVINELTEKQGIVLATGGGSVKSKETRNRLSARGIVVYLETTIEKQLARTQRDKKRPLLQVDTPREVLEALALERNPLYEEIADVTIQTDDQSAKVVANQIIQLIENR from the coding sequence ATGGCAGAGAAACGCAATATCTTTCTGATCGGTCCTATGGGTGCAGGTAAAAGCACGATAGGTCGTCAGTTGGCTCAACAGCTTAATATGGAGTTTGTAGACTCCGATCACGAGATTGAACGCCGTACTGGAGCTGATATAGCCTGGGTATTCGACGTAGAAGGCGAAGAGGGTTTTCGCGATCGTGAAGAAAAAGTTATTAATGAACTGACGGAAAAGCAAGGAATTGTCCTGGCTACTGGCGGCGGTTCTGTAAAATCCAAAGAAACCCGTAATCGTTTATCCGCACGCGGCATTGTGGTGTATTTAGAAACCACAATCGAAAAGCAGCTGGCTCGTACTCAGCGCGATAAAAAACGTCCTCTGTTGCAGGTTGATACCCCACGCGAAGTGTTAGAAGCGCTAGCGTTGGAACGTAATCCTTTATATGAAGAGATTGCTGACGTCACCATTCAGACTGACGATCAAAGCGCTAAAGTTGTTGCAAACCAAATTATTCAGTTAATCGAAAACCGCTGA
- the hofQ gene encoding DNA uptake porin HofQ produces the protein MDYFMHIRIICLCGALCLSLPVYPTDIEKNLIGQVAETPVSLDFQDAPVSVILQALADYQQLNLVVMDSVKGKLSIRLNQVSWQQALSAILKAGQLDAELDGNVMVVIPRQEKEAQNQREKQLQEQKTEEQPLMTFKYRVRYADVNELTKLLNSQKGHFLSDRGSVVADIRTNIVIVRDIASAIPSVESFLQEIDSPQPQVLLTAHIVTISHENLQELGVRWGWGGESLAEGAGITSQFNVALAAGSPAGQIGFQVARIDGRLLGLELSAMEAESSVDIIASPRLMTVNRQTASIKQGTEIPYEVSSGASGATSIEFKQAVLGLEVTPQIFPGGQLELALQISQNMPGKGLKKGDGSEILTIDTQEIKTQVSVADGETIVLGGIFQQNKLSGKEQVPVLGDIPVLGALFQRNSHKQSKRELVIFITPTIITSPAVISTGKTLNG, from the coding sequence ATGGATTATTTTATGCATATTCGCATCATCTGTTTATGTGGAGCACTATGTCTGTCATTGCCAGTATACCCAACTGATATTGAAAAGAATCTTATAGGCCAGGTTGCGGAAACGCCAGTTTCGCTGGATTTTCAGGATGCGCCAGTTAGTGTGATCTTACAGGCGCTGGCGGACTATCAACAGTTGAATCTGGTAGTGATGGATAGCGTAAAAGGCAAGTTGAGTATTCGCCTTAATCAGGTTTCCTGGCAGCAGGCACTGTCCGCCATTTTAAAGGCAGGTCAGTTGGATGCAGAACTGGACGGTAATGTGATGGTGGTTATTCCTCGTCAGGAGAAAGAGGCTCAAAACCAGCGGGAGAAGCAACTTCAGGAACAGAAGACTGAAGAACAGCCGCTAATGACCTTTAAGTATCGGGTTCGCTATGCGGATGTTAATGAGTTGACCAAATTACTTAATAGTCAAAAAGGGCATTTTCTGTCAGATCGGGGAAGTGTCGTTGCTGATATAAGAACCAATATTGTTATTGTGCGAGATATTGCATCGGCTATACCCTCAGTGGAGTCTTTTTTACAGGAGATAGACAGTCCACAACCGCAGGTATTGCTAACGGCACATATCGTCACCATCAGCCATGAGAATCTGCAGGAGTTAGGTGTCAGATGGGGATGGGGTGGAGAGTCTCTGGCTGAGGGCGCGGGTATTACCAGCCAGTTTAATGTGGCTTTAGCCGCAGGTTCACCCGCCGGACAAATAGGTTTTCAGGTTGCACGTATAGATGGACGTTTGTTGGGATTGGAGCTATCAGCCATGGAGGCTGAAAGCAGTGTGGATATTATTGCCAGTCCGCGGCTTATGACGGTAAATCGACAAACGGCCAGTATCAAGCAAGGAACGGAGATCCCTTATGAAGTCTCAAGTGGTGCCAGTGGCGCAACATCCATTGAATTTAAACAAGCGGTACTTGGACTTGAAGTGACGCCACAAATCTTTCCGGGAGGGCAGTTAGAGTTAGCGCTGCAGATTAGCCAGAATATGCCGGGAAAAGGGCTAAAAAAGGGCGATGGAAGTGAAATTCTAACCATAGATACCCAAGAGATTAAAACTCAGGTTTCTGTGGCCGATGGAGAAACTATCGTGCTGGGCGGTATTTTTCAGCAAAATAAACTTTCGGGAAAGGAGCAAGTTCCTGTATTGGGCGATATACCCGTGTTAGGAGCACTGTTTCAACGTAATTCACATAAACAGAGTAAACGAGAATTGGTGATATTTATTACTCCAACCATCATTACCTCTCCGGCAGTTATATCGACAGGAAAAACATTAAATGGATAG
- a CDS encoding PilN domain-containing protein, translated as MLQVNFLPWRAQRQQKAIRSFVVMVFGYVMATLFCLSTHYFAAINQQQKLTKRLAEMTASNASRLNEIKQVKDIQQTALVLAQLQNQTQQIRQHILLLQTLFTDITSALPETLWLKKIAFQEEKLLIEGLGNGYLSVMDFQQKLSHSSLITGLQLGKMIAVEAELSLFTFTFTANRTGATL; from the coding sequence ATGCTTCAGGTAAATTTTTTACCCTGGCGTGCCCAGCGGCAACAGAAGGCAATTCGGTCTTTTGTGGTAATGGTTTTTGGCTATGTGATGGCCACATTATTTTGTCTGAGTACACATTATTTTGCCGCAATCAATCAACAACAAAAACTCACTAAACGGCTGGCAGAGATGACGGCATCTAACGCCAGCAGGCTGAATGAAATTAAACAAGTTAAGGATATTCAACAGACTGCCTTAGTCTTAGCTCAGTTGCAGAATCAGACTCAGCAAATCAGGCAGCACATTCTCTTATTACAGACATTATTTACCGATATTACATCTGCTTTGCCTGAGACGCTTTGGTTGAAAAAAATAGCGTTTCAGGAAGAGAAACTGCTGATTGAAGGCTTGGGGAATGGCTACCTGAGCGTTATGGATTTCCAGCAAAAGTTAAGCCATTCATCGTTAATCACAGGACTTCAACTGGGAAAAATGATAGCCGTGGAAGCTGAATTATCTTTGTTCACTTTTACTTTTACAGCCAACAGGACGGGAGCGACGCTGTGA
- the pilM gene encoding pilus assembly protein PilM — protein sequence MHTWQVGLDIQEDSFCALAVQRRRYGWQLRHWHYQSVSSSCIGDKTAMLSPEIMAALSEWRRNLPRRVSLRIALPADVILQQSIKLPEPSLSLQEQSWLVEASMSKLFPLAARELAVDYRLISSVNSERSDSGEIVVSATRRLVIEYWKTELARADIFPDIIDTTPCVLRYMALSGGVPPDSLLVHQLYEKYLLVSPLNRPFYYQVISDNAMTVLERIEYARQTYQQISGYTVNQVNYSGLPTLEDFPSYIQCWSPLVALQQMQPPLPEAPQQFVLACGLALRSEDC from the coding sequence ATGCATACCTGGCAGGTTGGCTTAGATATTCAGGAAGATAGCTTCTGTGCGCTGGCGGTACAGCGCAGGCGATATGGTTGGCAACTGCGTCACTGGCACTATCAGTCGGTTTCATCTTCGTGCATTGGCGATAAAACGGCGATGTTATCACCAGAAATCATGGCGGCTTTGAGTGAATGGCGGCGTAATTTACCAAGGCGTGTTTCTTTACGAATTGCACTACCGGCCGACGTTATTTTACAGCAATCAATAAAATTACCTGAACCGTCTTTATCCTTACAGGAACAGTCATGGTTAGTAGAGGCATCAATGAGTAAGTTGTTTCCATTGGCTGCACGTGAATTGGCTGTGGATTATCGCCTCATCTCTTCAGTGAATTCTGAACGGTCAGACAGTGGGGAAATCGTAGTAAGTGCAACCCGGCGGTTGGTTATTGAATATTGGAAAACCGAGCTGGCCCGAGCCGATATTTTCCCTGATATTATCGATACCACACCTTGCGTATTGCGCTATATGGCGTTGTCTGGCGGTGTGCCACCTGACTCGCTGTTGGTTCATCAGCTGTATGAAAAGTACCTGTTGGTTTCACCGCTTAATCGTCCTTTTTATTATCAGGTTATTTCTGATAACGCGATGACAGTTTTAGAACGCATCGAGTATGCCCGACAGACTTATCAACAAATCAGTGGTTATACCGTTAATCAGGTTAATTATAGCGGTTTGCCGACATTAGAAGATTTTCCCTCTTACATTCAATGCTGGTCACCACTGGTGGCTCTTCAACAAATGCAACCGCCACTACCAGAGGCTCCTCAACAGTTTGTTTTGGCTTGTGGTCTGGCTCTGCGTTCAGAGGATTGTTGA